In a genomic window of Littorina saxatilis isolate snail1 linkage group LG6, US_GU_Lsax_2.0, whole genome shotgun sequence:
- the LOC138969461 gene encoding kinase D-interacting substrate of 220 kDa B-like: protein MAHFKARMLWESIEKGDLTAVHGLLESGNINLEERDDSGRTFLMVASEKGELNIVRELLEAGVDPNAVDNESWSALLCASKEGHLEIVIELLEHQALLEHKDMCGWTALMWASYKGRIIVVQELLDRSANPNAKADHHMTSLAWAAGRGHTEIVQMLISKGAKVNTADKYGTTPLIWACRKGYIDIVEALLAEGANADACGMNSWTPLLVATRGGHSDVVHSLLQHDPNVNATDKDGLTALAIAAREGHVEIVQDLLSKGAYVNVADRNGDSILIHSVKGGQVEVVRALLDKYVDVDVQGSEDKTSLYWAVEKGYNEIVRLLIAAEPDLELCTKDEDTALLRAVRSRNEECVRLLLEKGAKVSASDKRGDTALHIAIRARSKRITELLLRNPRNSRLLYRPNKAGETPYAMDTYHQRGILQGIYGHRNLNASDAENLLGYDIYSSALADILSDPSLSTPITVGLYAKWGSGKSFLISKLQSEMKSFTQQSTDEHFTLTLTVVLLALFFSLVVGEALVLGVSLKVGIGVSVAIFLLQIVFFVIVMICDQRYDMKAAIKISTVLGQRQRLLMLLLRMLFCNPRRSPKAEKKTVNQYSVRFLFSDCTKLTSVGGEKALAAMIGTLCQAVEREYGFIITRLFRVYKPADNVHKKGRFKSMCCIPYFVLVLLVLCCIAAGVALLVQFRIKEYIAVDGILIAIACVLTLTLVGNIYTWAQTLMALVSSQKRRVMKAADQVDTLKMDGFLQRLKHEVELMSRMILCMDAFTADQTRLVVIVDGLDSCEQSKVLQVLDTVKSLFCDENAPYITILAVDPHIIIKGIEHNLKSNYQDSNVNGFDYLRNVVHLPFYLQTQGLRMQHHDSVHEDRDRTVAKLGPQESVISTSSLEGNKSGARRKGRSDTLSGSQPQIYTSSYDLSNTFARNDYFSDINPRSMRRLMNIVSVTARLLRAYNIDFKWHRLAAWINIIEQWPYRVSWIIYFFEEAEVLDNSTSLCTLYQRVLPRIPMTKESEPLLEIDRNARKLEAFLSSQSASLPRLNVGDLRKFLPCTINLDPYLRKLIRETEHQNEIMRQEINTMGGMYPFAPPFPPPPPSSSIGTADTLSTLSGIRPAPQGSSPSRLVGSRLPSGGYIPGMMGSNMMGANMMGGSTMGGFGQMQHSVGPNMAPSGMSLSSYTSPSRPHPSVFFSDASQLAHWSERDVEGVCSLIALLKGVTPDVMGSYTQRVRENNIRGLVLQNCDLDELRTVLQMRFGDWQLFKAAILSLREWDGCLLNAESPADGPNNNSASVRTTTSTPAVSGKESNASSRERPGNKYQQERVMLGSRGRKMRRNDSIIKQLSYEAAILHEALEEFSEDSDGDEAVLDDLSLEDMTLPASLSTAEASRPTTASNQSSVPSSDHPPTIINEHTNLSSLITVLDAPRSSDVEGAEAADPSSPFLLQSSFPSDMQLPTAAVGETVEDLSEGEPDPHRHRHLFKQLSTGLGKITRPIISVFDHHRHPDNQHHHFDEEGGEHNADRIALMPMHSEASSVLPAENPQDAESVSPWDRPIFAPSQHSHSPVHQTQVTVEVPPTPRPVFSVGSDDESSLAQTTITMESETLDCAGAESSGIGTPRHSVGSVGDQELWQAHAQTAGPSRSRSGSEIRYEGGGVKPDKDKESFV from the exons CATCACATGACTTCTCTGGCTTGGGCAGCGGGCAGAGGTCACACAGAGATCGTGCAAATGCTGATCAGCAAAGGTGCAAAGGTCAACACTGCGGACAAG TATGGAACGACACCATTGATTTGGGCTTGTCGTAAAGGATACATTGACATCGTAGAGGCTTTGCTGGCAGAGGGCGCCAACGCGGACGCCTGTGGCATG AACTCTTGGACGCCTCTGCTCGTCGCGACCAGGGGAGGTCATTCTGATGTGGTTCACTCTCTTCTGCAGCATGACCCCAATGTCAATGCTACGGATAAG GACGGTCTAACAGCACTGGCCATTGCAGCAAGAGAGGGACACGTAGAGATCGTCCAAGATTTGCTCAGCAAAGGAGCGTACGTCAATGTGGCAGACAGG aacgGTGATTCGATCCTGATCCACTCTGTGAAAGGAGGTCAGGTGGAAGTGGTGAGAGCCTTACTGGACAAGTATGTTGACGTCGATGTACAGGGCTCT GAGGACAAGACTTCTCTTTACTGGGCCGTGGAGAAAGGCTACAATGAAATCGTACGACTTTTGATTGCAGCCGAGCCGGACTTGGAACTATGCACAAAG GATGAAGACACAGCATTGCTGAGAGCTGTGCGCAGTCGCAACGAGGAGTGTGTCAGACTGCTGCTGGAGAAAGGCGCCAAAGTGTCCGCCTCTGACAAG AGAGGGGACACAGCACTGCACATTGCCATCAGGGCGCGCAGCAAGAGGATCACAGAGCTGCTGCTACGCAACCCTCGCAACAGTCGCCTGCTGTACCGCCCCAACAAGGCCGGGGAGACGCCCTACGCCATGGACACCTATCATCAGCGGGGCATCCTGCAGGGCATTTATGGACATC GTAACCTGAATGCCAGCGATGCAGAAAACTTGCTTGGCTACGACATCTACAGCAGCGCATTGGCGGACATCTTGAGcgacccctctctctccacgcCCATCACAGTGGGGCTGTACGCCAAGTGGGGCTCTGGCAAGTCCTTCCTCATCAGCAAGCTGCAGA GTGAGATGAAGTCCTTTACCCAGCAGAGCACAGACGAGCATTTCACGTTGACGCTCACGGTGGTGCTGCTTGCGTTGTTCTTCTCCCTGGTGGTGGGCGAGGCACTGGTGCTCGGCGTGTCGCTCAAGGTCGGCATCGGTGTCTCCGTGGCCATCTTTTTGCTGCAGATCGTCTTTTTTG TGATCGTGATGATATGTGACCAGCGTTACGATATGAAGGCGGCCATCAAAATCAGCACAGTGTTAGGTCAGAGGCAACGtctgttgatgttgttgctaCGCATGTTGTTCTGTAACCCACGCCGCTCACCCAAAGCTGAGAAGAAAACAGTCAACCAGTATTCTGTCAG ATTTCTCTTTTCTGACTGCACAAAGCTGACAAGTGTGGGAGGAGAGAAGGCGCTGGCAGCAATGATCGGAACACTTTGTCAGGCCGTGGAACGAGAGTACGGGTTTATCATCACTCGGCTCTTCAGGGTCTATAAACCCGCAGACA ATGTGCACAAGAAGGGACGCTTCAAGTCGATGTGCTGCATTCCCTACTTTGTGCTGGTCCTGTTGGTGCTGTGCTGTATCGCTGCCGGCGTCGCGCTGTTGGTGCAGTTCCGCATCAAAGAGTATATCGCCGTGGACGGCATCCTCATCGCCATCGCCTGCgtcttgaccttgaccttagtGGGCAACATCTACACCTGGGCCCAGACGCTGATGGCCCTCGTGTCCTCCCAGAAACGGCGTGTGATGAAGGCTGCTGATCAG GTGGACACGCTGAAGATGGACGGCTTCCTGCAGCGCCTCAAGCACGAGGTGGAGCTGATGAGTCGCATGATCCTGTGCATGGACGCCTTCACCGCCGACCAGACACGCCTCGTGGTCATTGTCGACGGCCTGGACAGCTGCGAACAAAGCAAG GTGCTACAAGTTCTGGACACGGTCAAGTCGCTGTTCTGCGACGAAAACGCTCCGTACATCACCATCCTGGCGGTGGACCCCCACATCATCATCAAGGGCATCGAGCACAACCTCAAGTCCAACTACCAGGACTCCAACGTCAACGGCTTTGACTACCTGCGCAACGTGGTGCACCTGCCCTTCTACCTGCAGACGCAGGGCCTGCGCATGCAGCATCACGACAGCGTCCACGAGGACCGCGACAGAACCGTGGCCAAGCTGGGGCCT CAAGAGTCTGTGATCTCTACCTCAAGCCTGGAGGGGAACAAGTCGGGAGCACGGAGAAAAGGTCGCTCCGACACTCTGTCGGGGTCACAGCCACAGATCTACACCTCGTCCTATGACCTATCCAACACCTTCGCTCGCAACGACTACTTCAGCGACATCAACCCCCGCAGCATGAGGCGTCTGATGAACATTGTGTCTgtcacag CTCGCTTGCTACGAGCATACAACATAGATTTCAAGTGGCATCGCCTGGCGGCGTGGATCAACATTATAGAGCAGTGGCCTTACCGCGTGTCCTGGATCATCTATTTCTTTGAGGAGGCGGAGGTGCTGGACAACAGCACCTCTCTCTGCACTCTGTATCAGAG GGTATTACCACGTATTCCTATGACCAAGGAGTCCGAGCCGTTGCTTGAAATTGACCGCAACGCTCGCAAGCTTGAAGCCTTCCTGTccagccagtcagccagccTGCCGCGTCTGAATGTTGGCGACCTTCGCAAGTTCTTACCTTGCACCATCAACCTTGACCCTTACCTGCGAAAACTCATCAGAG AGACGGAACACCAGAACGAAATCATGCGCCAAGAGATAAACACGATGGGGGGGATGTACCCTTTTGCTCCGCCcttccccccaccaccaccatcatcttcCATCGGCACAGCTGACACCCTCTCCACACTGTCCGGAATCCGTCCCGCCCCGCAAGGGTCCTCCCCTAGTCGTCTGGTGGGTTCTCGCCTGCCCAGCGGCGGTTATATACCGGGCATGATGGGATCCAACATGATGGGAGCCAATATGATGGGAGGAAGCACGATGGGAGGCTTTGGCCAGATGCAGCACAGTGTGGGTCCCAATATGGCGCCGTCCGGCATGTCTCTGTCTTCCTATACGTCTCCCTCCAGACCACACCCCTCCGTCTTCTTCTCT GATGCCAGCCAGCTAGCCCACTGGAGTGAGCGGGACGTGGAGGGTGTGTGTTCGCTCATCGCCTTGCTCAAGGGGGTTACCCCTGACGTTATGGGCTCCTACACCCAGCGCGTGCGTGAAAACAACATCAGAGGCCTTGTCCTTCAGAACTGCGACCTAGACGAACTGCGCACCGTTCTGCAGATGCGCTTCGGAGACTGGCAGCTTTTCAAGGCGGCCATACTATCCCTGCGGGAGTGGGATGGATGTCTCCTCAACGCGGAATCTCCGGCGGACGGTCCCAACAACAACTCGGCCTCTGTCCGAACCACCACTTCTACGCCAGCCGTGTCGGGGAAAGAAAGCAATGCCAGCAGCAGGGAGAGGCCGGGCAACAAGTATCAGCAGGAACGTGTCATGCTGGGGAGCAGAGGACGGAAGATGCGTCGGAACGACAGCATCATCAAGCAACTGAGCTATGAGGCGGCCATTCTCCACGAAGCGCTGGAGGAGTTTTCGGAGGACTCTGACGGCGATGAAGCGGTGTTGGACGACCTGAGTCTCGAGGACATGACCCTCCCGGCCAGCCTGAGCACCGCCGAGGCCTCCCGACCGACCACAGCGTCCAATCAATCATCAGTGCCGTCATCAGACCATCCACCCACCATCATTAATGAGCACACCAACCTGAGCAGCCTGATCACGGTCCTGGACGCTCCGCGGAGTAGCGACGTTGAAGGTGCTGAAGCTGCTGATCCTTCGTCCCCCTTCCTCCTGCAGTCCTCCTTCCCCTCTGACATGCAGCTGCCCACCGCCGCGGTAGGTGAGACGGTGGAAGACCTGAGCGAAGGTGAACCCGACCCCCACAGACACCGACACCTCTTCAAGCAGCTGTCGACGGGGCTGGGCAAGATCACCCGGCCCATCATCAGTGTCTTTGACCACCATCGCCACCCCGACAACCAGCACCACCACTTTGACGAGGAAGGGGGCGAACACAACGCTGACAGGATCGCGCTGATGCCCATGCACTCGGAAGCCTCCTCCGTGCTGCCTGCAGAAAACCCGCAGGATGCGGAGTCAGTGTCTCCCTGGGACCGACCCATCTTCGCTCCTTCCCAGCATTCACACTCTCCGGTCCATCAAACACAAGTGACGGTGGAAGTCCCGCCCACCCCCCGCCCAGTGTTCTCTGTGGGGAGCGACGATGAGAGCTCGCTGGCTCAGACCACCATCACCATGGAGAGTGAGACCTTGGACTGTGCAGGGGCCGAGAGCTCAGGGATTGGAACCCCGCGCCACTCGGTGGGGAGTGTGGGGGACCAAGAGTTGTGGCAGGCACATGCTCAGACCGCCGGGCCCTCGCGCTCTAGGTCTGGTTCCGAAATCCGTTATGAAGGGGGTGGTGTCAAGCCAGATAAAGACAAGGAATCTTTTGTCTGA